The proteins below come from a single Balaenoptera musculus isolate JJ_BM4_2016_0621 chromosome 1, mBalMus1.pri.v3, whole genome shotgun sequence genomic window:
- the LOC118900412 gene encoding small ubiquitin-related modifier 2-like: MADEKPKERIKTENNDCINLKVAGQDGSVVQFNINRHTPFSKIMKAYCERQGLSMRQIRFRFDGQPINETDTPAQLEV; encoded by the coding sequence ATGGCTGATGAAAAGCCCAAGGAAAGAATCAAGACGGAGAACAATGACTGTATTAATTTGAAGGTGGCAGGGCAGGATGGTTCCGTGGTGCAGTTTAATATTAACAGGCATACACCATTTAGTAAAATAATGAAAGCCTACTGTGAACGACAGGGTTTGTCAATGAGGCAGATCAGGTTCCGATTTGATGGGCAGCCAATCAATGAAACAGACACACCTGCACAGTTGGAGGTGTAG